The Listeria monocytogenes genome window below encodes:
- a CDS encoding ABC transporter ATP-binding protein yields METVLQAKNVRKIYGSKGNVYTALENISIDIKEGEFTGIMGPSGAGKSTLLNVLSTIDTPTSGEIKISGQELENMNEQQMSTFRRDKLGFIFQDYNLLDTLTIRENIILPLALAKRPVKEMEAKLATISTKFGITDILDKYPSEISGGQKQRTAASRAIITSPSLIFADEPTGALDSKSATNLLESLRDLNEQDKSTIMMVTHDAFAASFCKRILFIKDGELYTEIYRGTKTRKEFFQKILDVLAKLGGDTDDVI; encoded by the coding sequence ATGGAGACAGTTTTACAAGCAAAAAACGTGAGAAAAATATATGGAAGTAAAGGAAATGTCTATACAGCACTAGAAAATATCAGCATTGATATTAAAGAAGGTGAATTCACTGGAATTATGGGGCCTTCAGGTGCAGGTAAATCGACACTTTTAAACGTCTTATCTACTATTGATACGCCAACTTCTGGTGAAATTAAAATTTCTGGACAAGAACTTGAAAACATGAATGAACAACAAATGTCTACTTTCCGCCGTGACAAACTAGGTTTTATTTTCCAAGACTACAACTTATTAGATACATTAACAATCCGCGAAAATATCATTCTTCCCCTCGCACTAGCGAAACGCCCGGTAAAAGAAATGGAAGCAAAATTAGCAACTATTAGTACCAAGTTTGGAATTACTGATATTCTAGATAAATACCCAAGCGAAATTTCAGGGGGGCAAAAACAACGTACCGCGGCTTCACGGGCTATCATTACATCACCAAGTTTAATTTTTGCCGATGAACCAACAGGTGCTCTTGATTCCAAATCAGCAACCAATTTACTTGAAAGTTTACGTGACTTAAATGAACAGGATAAATCAACAATCATGATGGTCACACATGATGCTTTTGCAGCAAGTTTCTGCAAACGAATTTTATTTATTAAAGACGGAGAATTATACACAGAAATCTATCGTGGAACTAAAACGCGTAAGGAGTTCTTCCAAAAAATTCTAGACGTCCTTGCAAAACTGGGGGGCGACACAGATGACGTTATTTGA
- a CDS encoding YbbR-like domain-containing protein produces the protein MDRILNNKWSIRIVALLLAAILFTSVNANNNNATTFSTTSSSDSEVIENVPVKVYYDKTNLYISGIPETVTVTLSGPRSIVQSAKAQQDFTVYADLKNASIGTQEVKLQVKDVSDRLKVKVNPATVNVNVQEKVTKKFSVDVELSKSVVADGYQAGTPIIDPKKVSITGAKDTIEQIAYVKATLESDGKHKSEFTDKATVSVFDSNLNKLDVEVNPQEVEVTVPVEKVGKSVPVKIKQEGTPESDIEISSMTPDKSEVVVVGDDAVLEKIKEIEIPIDVSKIKADTVKEVTVPVPTGAKSVQPSTIEVKIKTVKKSEANNNATTSDSNQGTDENNNNTDDSGDNDTKISKSFSNMQVYMSGLKNTFDAQMITPANGKVSVTITGEKKTVDGITAKELSVIANLSKSKAGNYSIPLELNGLPDNVAYVINPRKADFIITDKEASIAVPSKST, from the coding sequence ATGGATCGAATTTTGAATAACAAATGGTCGATTCGGATTGTAGCCTTACTACTCGCAGCCATCCTTTTTACATCAGTTAATGCAAATAATAATAACGCCACGACTTTTTCTACGACGTCTTCTAGTGATTCAGAAGTCATCGAGAATGTCCCGGTCAAAGTATATTATGATAAAACGAATTTATATATTTCGGGAATTCCAGAAACCGTTACAGTCACGCTTTCAGGGCCTCGTAGCATCGTTCAATCTGCTAAAGCGCAACAAGACTTTACCGTATACGCAGATTTGAAAAATGCCTCCATCGGCACGCAAGAAGTAAAACTACAAGTGAAAGATGTATCTGACCGCTTAAAAGTAAAAGTGAATCCAGCAACCGTTAACGTCAATGTACAAGAAAAAGTAACGAAAAAATTCTCTGTTGATGTAGAATTGAGCAAATCCGTTGTTGCAGATGGTTATCAAGCTGGAACACCAATCATTGATCCTAAAAAAGTTTCCATCACTGGTGCAAAAGATACTATCGAACAAATCGCTTACGTAAAAGCAACACTCGAAAGTGATGGCAAGCATAAATCCGAATTTACGGATAAAGCTACAGTCTCTGTTTTTGATAGTAATTTGAACAAGTTAGATGTCGAGGTAAATCCGCAAGAAGTGGAAGTGACCGTGCCAGTTGAAAAAGTTGGTAAGTCCGTTCCAGTGAAAATTAAGCAAGAAGGCACGCCAGAAAGTGATATTGAAATTTCCAGCATGACACCAGATAAGTCAGAAGTGGTAGTTGTCGGTGATGATGCGGTCCTTGAAAAAATCAAAGAAATCGAAATTCCAATTGATGTTTCTAAAATCAAAGCAGATACCGTTAAAGAAGTGACTGTTCCTGTTCCGACCGGAGCCAAATCAGTCCAACCATCGACGATAGAGGTGAAGATTAAGACTGTAAAAAAGTCTGAAGCAAATAACAATGCGACAACCTCAGATAGTAACCAAGGCACAGATGAAAATAATAACAACACAGATGATTCAGGTGATAACGATACAAAAATTTCTAAGTCGTTTTCTAATATGCAAGTATATATGAGTGGATTGAAAAATACGTTTGATGCACAAATGATTACTCCTGCAAATGGAAAAGTATCCGTGACGATAACTGGAGAAAAGAAAACAGTTGATGGAATTACCGCGAAAGAACTAAGTGTTATTGCCAATCTGAGTAAAAGCAAAGCAGGTAATTACAGCATACCGCTAGAATTGAACGGTTTGCCAGACAATGTCGCCTATGTTATTAATCCTAGAAAAGCAGATTTCATCATTACGGATAAAGAAGCATCCATTGCAGTACCATCCAAAAGCACATAA
- a CDS encoding GNAT family N-acetyltransferase — protein sequence MNWTIWNKSQPAPLELLMEADPSEKQIAKYLEASHVFQLVDANEIIGIICLLPLNKQQLEIMNIAVQPSKRNQGVGKILLEKAFDYAAKNGFSAIIVKTGNSSIDQLAFYQKNHFRMQQIVPNYFTKHYPDQTIIENGIACLDQIILLKEIKS from the coding sequence TTGAACTGGACCATCTGGAACAAAAGCCAGCCTGCTCCGCTAGAATTATTAATGGAAGCTGATCCTAGCGAAAAACAAATTGCGAAATACCTGGAAGCATCACACGTTTTCCAACTAGTGGATGCCAATGAAATAATCGGTATTATTTGCTTACTTCCATTAAACAAGCAGCAACTTGAAATTATGAATATCGCTGTCCAACCTTCTAAAAGGAATCAAGGTGTCGGTAAAATACTCCTTGAAAAAGCTTTTGATTATGCAGCGAAGAATGGTTTTTCAGCAATCATTGTTAAGACAGGTAATTCAAGTATCGATCAACTTGCCTTTTATCAAAAAAACCATTTTCGGATGCAGCAAATCGTACCGAATTATTTTACTAAACATTATCCTGACCAAACAATTATCGAAAATGGCATTGCTTGCTTAGATCAAATCATTCTATTAAAAGAAATAAAATCCTGA
- a CDS encoding ABC transporter permease, producing MTLFDIAKKNIRHNFVHYFLYFASMIFSIMIYFTFLVLSKDPSVVARIDQSAKLSTAFSSSSVILLIFVAIFILYSNNFFTRKRKKEIGLYSLLGLRKKEIGRMLFYENFIMGLGALIIGILAGTLLSKLFVTILLNLINIENIGGFAFSWGAVLQTSIVFIIITLFTSFSGYRIIYRSTLLELFHSESKREKSPKSSFTLSLVSLVLIGISYFIASQPLEAKNSIWVKLGFSIGALVILTTVIVGTALFITFFLPYLLTKLRNNKRIFYKGSNIISTSQLNFRISSNAKTLIVISILSATTLSAIGTISSIYYQANASASTSAPSSFEYVIPKNTETNDKIMNTLENDSDHPVEYAQKSTYYIVKADGERPDFVEYDINDGFPVISESDYNELVKKQGNTEKTAKLKDNEAQMVLSITYDEKARKKMIGEKYTLTTPEKTSVEIKKVVQDSPLGTVQGLLVLPDKQVEQIAADKNIPATNVESVTVQDAKQAQALDKKVRTLLPEDTNYISYADSYQQIITVTGVLLFIGMFIGFVFLAATGSIIYFKQLTEAYNDIGTFDILKKIGLTKKDIRKILAKQLLVVFLIPLIIGIAHSSVALIGLSNMLLLDLTLPVIISTGIYTLMYIIYYFVTLNSYTNIVFGKKS from the coding sequence ATGACGTTATTTGATATAGCTAAAAAAAATATTCGACATAATTTTGTTCATTACTTTTTATATTTTGCATCGATGATCTTCAGTATTATGATTTATTTTACATTCCTTGTTCTTTCGAAGGATCCCTCTGTAGTGGCTAGAATTGATCAATCGGCTAAACTTTCGACTGCATTTTCAAGTTCCTCCGTAATTTTACTTATTTTTGTAGCTATTTTCATTCTTTATTCCAATAATTTCTTCACTAGAAAACGGAAAAAAGAAATCGGCCTTTATTCTTTACTCGGCCTTCGAAAAAAAGAAATTGGTCGCATGTTATTTTATGAGAATTTCATTATGGGACTTGGTGCATTAATTATTGGTATTTTAGCTGGTACGTTACTTTCCAAACTTTTTGTAACCATATTACTTAATTTAATTAATATTGAAAACATCGGTGGCTTTGCCTTTTCATGGGGAGCAGTTTTACAAACAAGCATAGTATTTATTATCATCACTTTGTTTACTTCTTTCTCTGGTTACCGAATCATTTATCGCTCTACTCTTTTAGAGCTGTTTCATTCTGAATCAAAACGTGAGAAGAGCCCGAAATCATCATTCACCCTATCACTAGTTTCACTTGTTTTAATTGGAATCAGCTACTTCATTGCTAGTCAACCACTTGAAGCAAAAAATTCCATTTGGGTAAAACTAGGTTTCTCTATTGGCGCTCTCGTTATTTTAACTACTGTAATTGTTGGTACAGCTTTATTTATTACCTTCTTCTTACCGTATCTATTAACAAAACTTAGAAATAATAAACGTATTTTCTATAAAGGAAGCAATATCATTTCCACATCTCAGTTAAACTTTAGAATTTCTTCCAATGCAAAAACGTTAATCGTTATTTCTATTCTAAGTGCAACAACACTTTCGGCTATTGGAACTATTAGCAGTATTTATTACCAAGCAAATGCGTCAGCTTCCACATCTGCACCTTCCAGCTTTGAATATGTAATTCCTAAAAATACGGAAACGAATGACAAAATTATGAATACCCTCGAAAATGATTCTGATCATCCAGTAGAATACGCACAAAAAAGCACGTATTATATCGTAAAAGCAGACGGTGAACGCCCTGATTTTGTTGAATATGATATTAATGACGGTTTCCCAGTTATTTCTGAATCTGATTATAATGAACTTGTTAAAAAACAAGGAAACACGGAAAAAACCGCTAAACTAAAAGATAATGAAGCCCAAATGGTTCTTTCTATCACTTACGATGAAAAAGCACGAAAGAAAATGATTGGCGAAAAATATACACTTACTACACCTGAAAAAACAAGTGTAGAAATTAAAAAAGTCGTTCAAGATTCACCACTTGGCACTGTTCAAGGCTTACTCGTTCTTCCAGATAAACAAGTCGAACAAATCGCTGCTGATAAAAATATTCCAGCAACAAACGTTGAATCGGTTACTGTTCAAGATGCAAAACAAGCTCAAGCTTTAGACAAGAAAGTACGGACACTTCTTCCTGAAGATACCAATTATATTTCCTATGCCGACTCTTATCAACAAATCATTACTGTAACAGGTGTACTACTATTTATCGGTATGTTCATCGGATTTGTTTTCCTAGCAGCAACAGGAAGTATTATCTACTTTAAACAGCTAACAGAAGCATACAATGATATCGGCACATTTGATATCTTGAAGAAAATCGGTCTTACGAAAAAAGACATTCGAAAAATCCTTGCCAAACAATTACTAGTGGTCTTCTTAATTCCACTAATTATCGGTATCGCGCACAGTAGTGTTGCACTTATCGGACTTTCGAATATGTTACTTCTAGACCTTACTTTACCAGTAATTATTTCTACTGGAATCTACACATTAATGTATATTATCTACTATTTCGTTACATTAAATAGTTATACAAATATCGTGTTTGGCAAAAAATCCTAA
- the glmM gene encoding phosphoglucosamine mutase — MGKYFGTDGVRGVANSELTPELAFRLGRMGGYVLTRHVGEHPRVLVARDTRISGEMLESALIAGLVSVGIEVMRLGVISTPGVAYLTKAQGASASVMISASHNPVDDNGIKFFGSDGFKLSDDQEEEIEQLLDTAEDTLPRPSGEGLGTVSDYFEGKQKYIQYLKQTIENDFNGYHIALDCANGATAGLATHLFADLDADISSMGASPNGLNINDGVGSTHPEALAAFVLDKKADVGLAFDGDGDRVIAIDEIGQIVDGDKIMFICAKYLREQGLLNNNTIVSTVMSNLGFYKGLKELEIEDVQTAVGDRYVVEAMREGNYNLGGEQSGHIIFLDHNTTGDGLLSGIQLINVMKATGKKLSELAAEMKTFPQKLENIRVSDKNHVTDNPKVSKVISEVEAEMAGNGRVLVRPSGTEPLVRVMVEAATKEETDEYCERISAVVRSEMALND, encoded by the coding sequence ATGGGTAAATATTTCGGTACGGATGGAGTTAGAGGTGTAGCAAACTCTGAATTAACACCAGAACTTGCATTCAGATTAGGTCGAATGGGTGGCTACGTTTTAACCCGTCACGTAGGTGAACATCCACGCGTGCTTGTAGCTCGTGATACACGTATATCAGGAGAAATGTTAGAATCTGCTTTAATTGCAGGACTTGTTTCTGTAGGGATTGAAGTAATGCGTCTAGGCGTTATCTCTACTCCTGGTGTTGCTTATTTAACAAAAGCACAAGGAGCATCTGCCAGCGTCATGATTTCTGCCAGCCACAATCCAGTGGATGATAACGGTATTAAATTCTTTGGTTCAGATGGTTTCAAACTATCTGATGATCAAGAAGAAGAAATTGAGCAACTTCTTGATACAGCAGAAGATACATTACCTCGTCCAAGCGGTGAAGGTCTAGGTACAGTGAGCGATTATTTTGAAGGTAAACAAAAATATATTCAATACTTAAAACAAACAATCGAAAATGACTTTAATGGTTATCATATTGCACTTGATTGTGCGAATGGTGCAACTGCTGGTCTTGCAACGCATTTATTTGCAGATTTAGATGCGGATATTAGTTCAATGGGAGCTTCTCCAAATGGTCTAAATATCAATGATGGCGTTGGTTCTACACATCCAGAAGCATTAGCTGCCTTTGTTTTAGATAAAAAAGCAGATGTTGGTTTAGCCTTTGACGGCGACGGCGACCGTGTCATTGCGATTGACGAAATTGGTCAAATTGTCGATGGAGATAAGATTATGTTTATTTGCGCGAAATATTTGCGTGAACAAGGCTTATTAAATAACAACACGATTGTATCTACTGTCATGAGTAATCTAGGTTTCTACAAAGGCTTGAAAGAGCTTGAAATTGAAGATGTACAAACTGCTGTTGGTGACCGTTATGTAGTTGAAGCAATGCGTGAAGGTAATTATAATCTTGGTGGAGAACAATCTGGTCACATTATTTTCTTAGATCATAATACAACTGGTGATGGACTTCTTTCAGGAATCCAATTAATCAACGTGATGAAAGCAACTGGGAAAAAATTGTCTGAACTTGCGGCTGAAATGAAAACATTCCCGCAAAAATTAGAAAATATTCGTGTAAGTGACAAAAACCATGTAACCGATAATCCGAAAGTAAGTAAAGTAATTAGTGAAGTAGAAGCTGAAATGGCTGGTAATGGTCGGGTTCTTGTTCGTCCATCTGGTACAGAACCATTAGTCAGAGTTATGGTAGAAGCTGCTACGAAAGAAGAAACTGATGAATATTGTGAACGTATTTCAGCGGTTGTTCGTTCAGAAATGGCACTTAACGATTAA
- a CDS encoding sugar ABC transporter permease: MRDFMKDQRTTKFLTQFFTYLFLTVLTIIILYPILITASSAFKPGNIAAFTLEWSDSWTLNNFTRLFNETLYLDWYKNTLIIAVVTMIMQVTIVTLAGYTYSRYRFKGRKNSLIFFLIIQMVPTMAALTAFYVLAMLLGALDQYWFLTLIYIGGGIPMNTWLMKGYFDTVPRDLDESAKLDGAGHFRIFAQIILPLVRPMIAVQALWAFMGPFGDFLLAKFLLRTPENLTIAVGLQTFIANPQQQKVALFAAGAILAALPICLLFFFLQKNFVSGLTAGGTKG, translated from the coding sequence ATGAGAGACTTTATGAAAGATCAGCGGACAACAAAGTTTTTAACACAGTTTTTCACGTATTTATTTTTAACCGTGCTAACGATTATTATTTTGTATCCGATTCTAATCACAGCATCTTCTGCCTTCAAACCAGGGAATATCGCGGCATTTACGCTGGAATGGTCGGATAGTTGGACGCTGAATAATTTCACGAGATTATTTAATGAAACATTGTACCTTGATTGGTACAAAAATACACTGATTATCGCGGTTGTAACGATGATTATGCAAGTAACGATTGTGACACTTGCGGGTTATACATATAGCCGTTACCGTTTTAAAGGTCGTAAAAACAGCTTGATTTTCTTCCTTATTATCCAAATGGTGCCAACAATGGCAGCTCTAACAGCTTTCTACGTGTTAGCGATGCTACTCGGCGCACTGGATCAATATTGGTTCTTAACATTGATTTACATCGGTGGTGGGATTCCAATGAACACATGGCTGATGAAGGGGTACTTTGATACCGTACCGCGTGATCTGGATGAATCCGCCAAGCTTGACGGGGCAGGACATTTCCGGATTTTTGCTCAAATCATCTTACCTCTAGTAAGACCGATGATTGCCGTGCAAGCTCTCTGGGCATTTATGGGGCCATTCGGAGATTTCTTACTTGCGAAATTCCTACTTAGAACACCAGAAAACTTAACGATTGCGGTAGGTCTTCAAACGTTTATCGCCAACCCACAACAACAAAAAGTAGCCTTATTCGCAGCGGGTGCCATTTTAGCCGCGCTACCAATTTGTTTACTGTTCTTCTTCTTACAAAAGAATTTTGTTTCTGGCTTAACTGCTGGTGGAACAAAAGGATAA
- a CDS encoding glycoside hydrolase family 65 protein, giving the protein MAQKQLFEIEPWTLRTTKLDKENKRLQESLTSLGNGYMGMRGNFEEGYSGDGHIGTYYAGVWFPDKTRVGWWKNGYPDYFGKVINGLNFIGIEVRLDGEKLDLFVDEVSDFELVLDMEKGVLRRQFTVVKNNKTFRISAERFLSVATKELAVIHYQVEALSPAKVELTSFLDGNVQNEDANYEEMFWQEVAKASSASRGSLVTKTIPNNFGTPRFTVSAVMENKTNAANETNQTKALYAENHFQFDLQEKEVAQIEKRVVITTSRDYEEGEILPAGEKILQSLEAKTYDELLAAHVSGWRERWDKADVEIAGDDSAQQGIRFNIFQLFATYYGEDARLNIGPKGFTGEKYGGATYWDTEAFALPMYLSLTDKSVSHNLLKYRHDQLDGAKINAQKIGLAGALYPMVTFTGVECHNEWEITFEEIHRNGAIAYAIYNYTNYTGDDSYLKTDGIEVLTEITRFWADRVHLSDRLDKYMIHGVTGPNEYDNNVSNNWYTNYIAAWTIRYTLENLDAEAKKRLSVTEYEIAKWEDIEHRMYYPFDEKWQIFVQHDTFLDKELRSTDTLKPEDMPINQNWSWDKILRSCFIKQADVLQGLYLFYDDFDFDTKQRNFEFYEPLTVHESSLSPAVHAVLASELGKYDKAVELYKRTARLDLDNINNDTEDGLHITSMAGSWLSIVQGFAGMRVTAGELSFAPFLPDGWENYRFKINFRDRLLEVKVEVGQVTVKLCHGEPIHLEMYKKEYLLETAITVGF; this is encoded by the coding sequence ATGGCACAAAAGCAATTATTTGAAATCGAACCATGGACATTACGGACAACCAAACTAGATAAAGAAAATAAACGTTTGCAAGAAAGCCTAACTTCACTCGGTAATGGATACATGGGGATGCGCGGGAATTTTGAAGAAGGATACTCCGGCGACGGCCATATTGGAACTTATTATGCAGGCGTGTGGTTTCCAGATAAAACAAGAGTTGGCTGGTGGAAAAATGGCTACCCAGATTATTTCGGCAAAGTCATTAACGGTCTTAATTTTATCGGAATTGAAGTACGTCTAGATGGTGAGAAACTCGATTTATTTGTAGATGAAGTAAGCGATTTTGAACTTGTTTTAGATATGGAAAAAGGCGTTTTAAGACGACAATTCACGGTAGTTAAAAATAATAAAACATTCCGAATTTCTGCGGAACGTTTCCTTAGTGTTGCAACGAAAGAACTTGCGGTTATTCACTACCAAGTGGAAGCATTAAGCCCCGCAAAAGTGGAATTAACGTCCTTTTTAGATGGCAACGTGCAAAATGAAGATGCCAACTATGAAGAAATGTTCTGGCAAGAAGTCGCAAAAGCTTCATCGGCAAGTCGCGGTTCACTTGTCACAAAAACCATTCCCAATAACTTCGGAACACCACGCTTTACTGTTTCCGCGGTGATGGAAAATAAGACCAATGCGGCAAATGAAACAAATCAAACAAAGGCACTTTACGCCGAAAATCATTTTCAATTCGACCTACAAGAAAAGGAAGTAGCGCAAATAGAAAAACGCGTAGTCATTACGACATCTCGTGATTATGAGGAAGGAGAAATTCTTCCAGCAGGAGAAAAAATCTTACAAAGCTTAGAAGCAAAAACGTATGATGAATTATTAGCTGCGCATGTTTCAGGCTGGCGTGAACGTTGGGATAAAGCGGATGTTGAGATTGCAGGAGACGATTCCGCCCAACAAGGTATCCGGTTTAACATTTTCCAATTATTTGCTACTTATTATGGCGAGGATGCAAGACTAAACATTGGACCTAAAGGCTTCACAGGAGAAAAATATGGCGGCGCAACATACTGGGATACAGAAGCTTTTGCACTACCGATGTATTTATCATTAACGGACAAATCTGTAAGTCACAATTTACTTAAATATCGCCACGATCAATTGGATGGGGCGAAAATCAACGCGCAGAAAATCGGTCTAGCTGGCGCACTGTATCCGATGGTCACTTTTACAGGCGTCGAGTGTCATAATGAATGGGAAATTACATTTGAAGAAATTCACCGTAATGGCGCGATTGCTTATGCGATTTACAATTACACAAACTATACTGGCGATGATTCGTATTTAAAAACAGATGGAATCGAAGTGTTGACTGAAATCACTCGCTTTTGGGCCGACCGCGTGCATTTATCTGATCGCTTAGATAAGTACATGATTCACGGTGTCACTGGGCCAAATGAATACGATAATAACGTCAGTAATAACTGGTATACAAACTATATCGCAGCTTGGACAATTCGTTATACGCTAGAGAATTTAGATGCAGAAGCGAAAAAACGTTTAAGCGTGACCGAGTACGAAATTGCAAAATGGGAAGATATCGAGCATCGCATGTATTACCCTTTTGATGAGAAATGGCAGATTTTTGTGCAACACGATACGTTCTTAGATAAAGAATTGCGTTCCACGGATACATTAAAACCAGAAGATATGCCGATCAACCAAAATTGGTCTTGGGATAAAATTTTACGTTCTTGCTTCATTAAACAAGCCGATGTACTTCAAGGTTTATATTTATTCTATGATGACTTTGACTTTGATACGAAACAACGCAACTTTGAATTCTATGAGCCATTAACAGTACACGAATCTAGCTTATCGCCAGCTGTTCACGCGGTGTTAGCTTCAGAACTTGGTAAATATGATAAAGCAGTAGAACTTTATAAGCGAACTGCAAGACTAGATTTGGATAATATTAACAACGATACAGAAGATGGACTGCACATCACCTCAATGGCAGGAAGCTGGTTATCCATCGTTCAAGGCTTTGCAGGCATGCGAGTAACTGCTGGCGAATTAAGCTTTGCACCATTCTTACCTGATGGCTGGGAAAATTACCGTTTCAAAATTAACTTCCGTGATCGTTTACTAGAAGTAAAAGTAGAAGTTGGGCAGGTTACTGTAAAATTATGTCACGGAGAGCCAATTCATTTAGAAATGTATAAGAAAGAATATTTATTAGAAACGGCTATAACAGTAGGATTTTAA
- the dacA gene encoding diadenylate cyclase yields MDFSNMSILHYLANIVDILVVWFVIYKVIMLIRGTKAVQLLKGIFIIIAVKLLSGFFGLQTVEWITDQMLTWGFLAIIIIFQPELRRALETLGRGNIFTRYGSRIEREQHHLIESIEKSTQYMAKRRIGALISVARDTGMDDYIETGIPLNAKISSQLLINIFIPNTPLHDGAVIIKGNEIASAASYLPLSDSPFLSKELGTRHRAALGISEVTDSITIVVSEETGGISLTKGGELFRDVSEEELHKILLKELVTVTAKKPSIFSKWKGGKSE; encoded by the coding sequence ATGGATTTTTCCAATATGTCGATATTGCATTATCTAGCAAATATTGTAGATATTCTTGTCGTATGGTTTGTAATTTATAAAGTGATCATGTTAATCCGAGGTACAAAAGCAGTACAATTATTAAAAGGCATTTTTATTATCATTGCAGTCAAACTATTAAGCGGATTTTTTGGTCTCCAAACAGTCGAATGGATTACGGATCAGATGCTTACTTGGGGATTCCTTGCAATTATAATTATCTTCCAACCGGAATTACGCCGTGCTTTAGAAACGCTTGGACGAGGCAATATTTTTACTCGTTACGGATCAAGAATCGAGCGCGAACAGCATCATTTAATCGAGTCAATCGAAAAATCGACTCAGTATATGGCGAAACGTCGTATTGGGGCGCTGATTTCAGTGGCACGTGATACAGGAATGGACGATTATATTGAAACAGGTATTCCATTAAATGCAAAAATTTCTTCTCAATTATTAATTAATATTTTTATTCCGAATACACCGCTTCATGATGGAGCAGTTATCATTAAAGGAAACGAAATTGCATCGGCAGCAAGTTACTTACCACTTTCAGATAGCCCGTTCTTATCCAAAGAACTTGGAACGCGTCACCGGGCTGCACTTGGAATTAGTGAAGTGACAGATAGTATTACGATTGTAGTTTCTGAAGAGACAGGCGGAATTTCCCTAACTAAAGGTGGAGAACTTTTCCGTGATGTGTCAGAAGAAGAGTTACATAAAATTCTTCTTAAAGAGCTAGTCACAGTAACTGCAAAGAAACCTTCTATCTTTTCTAAATGGAAAGGAGGCAAAAGCGAATGA
- a CDS encoding DUF1189 domain-containing protein produces MKKVPFIIQYVKSTLGPTAIFEGRKVLKFWQMVIVFIFLNALLLLPVSAHFANQSSFDLPSLMPKMATLGTDQFATKLSGLSLENGELTDKNAHIVEKSTNGVAGVNLTKAELAGAKNIINFKDQEMTLTDASGYHFEVSYPKDATLSEITSGESLVDWVSAQWYLENQAFVFLSMVLMIGSIIFVSSLMLTVFTTLFIWMTKRSSFSSIASFKESVNLTLNALGIPVIAACIIGFIYFDITIIMAVQSLGMVLMIAWTFLKTRFYKTSEKRMAASR; encoded by the coding sequence ATGAAAAAAGTTCCGTTTATTATTCAATATGTAAAAAGCACACTCGGTCCAACCGCTATTTTCGAAGGTCGGAAAGTACTGAAATTCTGGCAAATGGTCATCGTATTTATTTTCTTAAATGCGTTACTGTTACTTCCTGTTTCCGCGCACTTTGCCAATCAGTCGAGTTTTGATTTACCAAGTTTAATGCCAAAAATGGCGACACTTGGTACAGATCAATTCGCGACGAAACTTAGTGGTCTTTCACTTGAAAACGGAGAATTAACTGATAAAAATGCGCATATTGTCGAAAAATCGACGAATGGCGTGGCCGGTGTAAATTTAACGAAGGCTGAACTTGCCGGAGCTAAAAATATCATTAACTTCAAAGACCAAGAAATGACGCTGACAGATGCGAGTGGTTACCATTTTGAAGTGAGCTACCCAAAAGATGCGACCTTAAGCGAAATAACGTCAGGCGAGTCGCTTGTTGATTGGGTGTCGGCGCAGTGGTACTTGGAAAACCAAGCATTTGTTTTCCTATCGATGGTGCTGATGATTGGTTCCATTATTTTCGTTAGCTCACTCATGTTAACTGTGTTTACGACGCTTTTCATTTGGATGACAAAACGGAGCAGTTTTTCAAGCATTGCTTCTTTTAAAGAATCAGTAAATTTAACGCTAAATGCACTGGGAATTCCAGTTATTGCGGCTTGTATTATCGGCTTTATCTACTTTGATATTACGATTATCATGGCCGTTCAGTCACTCGGAATGGTGTTAATGATAGCATGGACATTTTTAAAGACAAGATTTTATAAGACTAGTGAAAAAAGGATGGCTGCTAGTCGCTAA